The Burkholderia pyrrocinia genome includes a window with the following:
- a CDS encoding aldo/keto reductase, whose product MKYKQLGRTGLYVSELCLGTMTLGGNADAGMWKAIGAVGQDEANQLIARALAEGINFIDTADIYSFGQSERVVGQALRDVGVPRSEIVLATKTAGVMGPKPNDQGASRGHIMDSVQRSLERLQVDHIDLYQIHASDPVTPIEETLRAVDDLTRQGLVRYVGVSNWRAGKIGKALGLSAALHATRFETLQAYYSIAGRDVERELVPLVIEEQMGLLVWSPLAGGLLSGKFGPGAPTEEGSRRSHFDFPPVDLDRAWPCVAEMRAIADARGISVARIALAWLLAKPHVTSVIIGAKRVEQLEDNLGAVDVVLTEEELARLDAVSALPPCYPGWMIDRQEAGRRPQPFRRVASK is encoded by the coding sequence ATGAAATACAAGCAACTTGGCCGCACCGGCCTGTATGTATCCGAGCTGTGCCTCGGCACGATGACGCTGGGCGGCAATGCCGACGCGGGTATGTGGAAGGCGATCGGCGCTGTCGGTCAGGACGAGGCGAACCAGTTGATCGCCCGTGCGCTTGCCGAGGGAATCAATTTCATCGATACCGCCGACATTTATTCCTTTGGCCAGTCCGAACGCGTCGTCGGACAGGCGCTCAGAGACGTCGGCGTACCGCGCAGCGAGATCGTGCTGGCTACGAAGACGGCCGGCGTGATGGGCCCGAAACCCAACGATCAGGGGGCGTCGCGCGGCCATATCATGGATTCCGTGCAGAGAAGCCTGGAACGGCTCCAGGTCGACCATATCGACCTTTACCAGATTCACGCCAGCGATCCTGTCACGCCGATCGAAGAGACGCTGCGCGCCGTCGACGATCTGACGCGGCAGGGGCTGGTCCGTTATGTCGGCGTTTCGAATTGGCGCGCAGGCAAGATCGGCAAGGCGCTCGGGCTGAGTGCAGCGCTTCACGCCACGCGCTTCGAGACGCTCCAGGCCTACTATTCGATCGCCGGACGTGACGTCGAGCGCGAACTGGTGCCACTCGTTATCGAGGAGCAGATGGGGCTGCTCGTCTGGTCGCCGCTCGCCGGCGGATTGCTTTCGGGGAAGTTTGGCCCCGGTGCGCCAACCGAAGAAGGTTCGCGGCGCAGCCATTTCGATTTTCCGCCGGTCGATCTTGATCGAGCCTGGCCGTGCGTTGCAGAGATGCGCGCCATCGCCGACGCGCGCGGTATCTCGGTCGCCCGGATCGCGCTGGCCTGGTTGCTCGCCAAGCCGCATGTCACGAGCGTCATTATCGGCGCCAAACGGGTCGAACAGCTCGAAGATAATCTCGGCGCGGTCGATGTCGTTCTTACCGAGGAGGAGCTTGCGCGTCTTGATGCCGTGAGTGCTCTGCCGCCCTGCTATCCCGGCTGGATGATTGATCGTCAGGAGGCTGGCAGGCGCCCCCAACCTTTCCGGCGCGTCGCGTCGAAATAG
- a CDS encoding FmdB family zinc ribbon protein: MPTYQYRCEKCGETFEHVEHLAEHETAHPHCPKCGSEQVQHAPTPFVAKTSSKS, from the coding sequence ATGCCGACTTACCAATACCGTTGTGAGAAGTGTGGCGAGACGTTCGAACATGTCGAACATCTCGCGGAGCATGAAACCGCTCACCCGCACTGCCCAAAGTGTGGAAGCGAACAGGTTCAACATGCGCCCACGCCGTTTGTAGCAAAGACGTCGAGCAAGAGCTGA
- a CDS encoding DUF1330 domain-containing protein has protein sequence MPKAYLIAHVSVSDPTAYAAYAKAAGDAIKAFGPKVIAAWGAYENLEGEAHERHVVLEFDSFVKARRFYESPEYQAAKALRAGAATGTFVILEGTS, from the coding sequence ATGCCAAAAGCTTATCTAATCGCACATGTCAGCGTTTCAGACCCGACCGCCTATGCCGCCTACGCAAAAGCCGCAGGCGATGCAATAAAAGCTTTCGGCCCCAAGGTCATTGCGGCTTGGGGAGCGTATGAAAACCTCGAAGGCGAGGCCCACGAGCGGCATGTGGTCCTTGAGTTTGATTCGTTCGTCAAGGCCAGGCGTTTCTATGAGAGCCCCGAATACCAGGCGGCCAAGGCGCTCCGTGCCGGGGCAGCAACCGGAACCTTTGTCATTCTCGAGGGGACTTCATAA
- a CDS encoding flavodoxin family protein, translated as MTPHTSPIKTVVVYHSGYGHTERMASAVAEGAGAALVAIDTEGNIAEDAWDTLAGADAILFGSPTYMGGPSWQFKKFADASSKAWFEGGWRNKTFGGFTNSASINGDKLNTLEYFFLLAGQHGGIWVSMDIKPANVKASMRDDLNRMGSYIAPMAQTPADASPAEMSPGDLETARRYGARVAMIAGQFRSGKSRSN; from the coding sequence ATGACACCACACACCTCTCCGATCAAAACGGTCGTCGTATACCACTCCGGCTATGGGCATACCGAGCGTATGGCAAGCGCTGTCGCCGAAGGCGCCGGCGCCGCACTCGTCGCAATCGACACTGAGGGAAACATCGCAGAGGATGCCTGGGATACGCTCGCCGGCGCGGATGCGATCCTGTTCGGCTCGCCGACCTACATGGGCGGCCCGAGCTGGCAGTTCAAGAAGTTTGCAGACGCATCCTCGAAGGCCTGGTTCGAAGGCGGGTGGCGGAACAAGACCTTTGGCGGCTTCACCAATAGCGCGAGTATCAACGGCGACAAGCTCAACACGCTCGAATACTTCTTTCTGCTCGCCGGGCAGCACGGCGGCATCTGGGTCAGCATGGATATCAAGCCGGCGAACGTAAAAGCTTCAATGCGTGACGACCTGAATCGCATGGGCTCCTACATCGCGCCGATGGCGCAGACACCTGCCGATGCGTCGCCTGCAGAGATGTCGCCGGGGGACCTCGAGACGGCACGCCGCTATGGCGCGCGCGTCGCCATGATCGCCGGACAGTTTCGGTCCGGCAAATCTCGAAGCAACTGA
- a CDS encoding LysR family transcriptional regulator, whose translation MQNLDALLIFARVAEMTSFTRAAESLGIQKGRVSMVIRGLERDVGVALLHRTTRRVQLTEDGRAFYSRARDLLAEVQELQSMFSGNGTPLRGRLRVDMPTELARSVVIPALPQLMAAHPELELELSSTDRRVDLVQEGFDCVIRLGPIVDETLIARPLGKLRMTNAASPSYLARYGIPHTLDDLRTQGHRMVHYTLTLGAKHAGWEYPDGDGYASLPLPSAMQVNSVQTYHAAGLAGIGLIQAGYPTLAHHVESGALVEVLPDLRPEPLAASLVVAHRRNLSPRVRAFMDWIEGVLEPYFD comes from the coding sequence ATGCAAAACCTTGACGCGCTTTTGATCTTTGCCCGTGTCGCCGAAATGACGAGCTTCACGCGTGCGGCCGAAAGCCTCGGTATTCAGAAGGGTCGTGTCTCAATGGTGATTCGTGGACTTGAGCGAGATGTGGGTGTTGCGCTGTTGCATAGGACCACGAGGCGTGTGCAGCTTACTGAAGACGGACGCGCCTTTTATTCGCGCGCACGGGACCTGCTGGCCGAAGTACAGGAATTGCAATCGATGTTCTCGGGTAACGGCACACCACTGCGGGGAAGGTTGCGCGTGGACATGCCCACCGAGTTGGCACGAAGCGTCGTGATTCCCGCACTCCCGCAACTGATGGCGGCGCATCCAGAGCTGGAACTGGAACTTTCCAGCACCGATCGGCGTGTCGATCTCGTCCAGGAAGGGTTCGATTGCGTGATCCGTCTGGGTCCGATCGTCGACGAGACGCTGATAGCCCGACCGCTGGGCAAACTGCGCATGACAAATGCGGCGAGCCCGAGCTATCTGGCACGGTACGGCATACCGCACACGCTCGATGATCTGCGCACGCAAGGACACCGGATGGTCCACTACACGCTGACGCTCGGCGCCAAGCATGCCGGATGGGAATACCCGGACGGCGACGGTTATGCGTCGCTTCCGTTGCCAAGCGCGATGCAAGTCAACAGTGTGCAGACCTATCATGCCGCCGGGCTTGCGGGCATTGGGTTGATCCAGGCGGGATACCCAACTCTCGCGCATCACGTCGAAAGCGGCGCGCTCGTGGAGGTTCTGCCCGACTTACGTCCTGAGCCCCTCGCCGCGTCGCTCGTCGTAGCACATCGGCGTAATCTGTCGCCCCGTGTCCGGGCCTTCATGGATTGGATCGAGGGGGTATTGGAGCCCTATTTTGATTAG